The DNA region GCTCCTCGATGCGCTGCGCGCGCGGGGCTGGACGGTCACCGCCGCGGAAAGCTGCACCGGCGGGATGGTGGCTGCGGCCCTCACCGATGTGGCGGGCTCCTCGGACGTGTTCGAGCGCGGCTTCGTGACCTATTCGAACGCGGCCAAGCACGAGATGCTGGGCGTCACCGAGGCCACGCTCGCAGCCCACGGCGCGGTCTCGGAGGAGGTCGTGCGGGAGATGGCGCGCGGCGCGCTTGAGGCCGCCGGGGCCGATCTCGCCGTGGCGATCAGCGGCATCGCGGGGCCCGGCGGGTCCGAGCATAAGCCAGAGGGGCGGGTCTGCTTCGGCATGGCGACGGCGGAGGGCACGACGGCGGAGACGGTGGAGTTCGGCGCGCTGGGGCGCGGCAAGGTCCGCGCAGCGGCGCGGGACCACGCGCTCACACTGCTCATGGAGGCGCTCGAGCGCTAGCTAGCCGTAGAGCTCCTTCGCGCGGCGCTCGAAGGCGCGCACGATGCGCTGCATCGCGTCGTTGAAGACCATCCCGATGAGGCCCTGCAGCACCGCGTTCTTGAATTCGAAATCCACGTGGAATGTCACATCAGAGCCGCCCTCGGCCTCGGCGAAATCCCAGGTCGAGTGCATGTGCCGGAACGGCCCGTCGATATACTCGGTGACGATGCGGCCCTGCTCCTCGTAGAGTTCCACGCGGCTGCCGAAGCGCTCGCGGAAGACGCGAAAGGAGATGACGAGATCCGCCTTCATGAGCTCCCCGTCCTGGTAGGGCTCCTTCGAGCGGATCCGCGCAGCGGCGCACCACGGGATGAATTTCGGGTAGTTTCCCACGTCGGCCACGAGCGCAAACATCTGCTCCGCGCTGTAGGGCAGCCGCTTCGTTTCGGAATGGGTGGGCATCGCGTTCCTGCTCGCTGTGTGGCGTGCGATGTGTTTAGGAATGCGGGTCAGTCAAGGGAAGGC from Pseudomonadota bacterium includes:
- a CDS encoding nicotinamide-nucleotide amidohydrolase family protein encodes the protein MSVAALLDALRARGWTVTAAESCTGGMVAAALTDVAGSSDVFERGFVTYSNAAKHEMLGVTEATLAAHGAVSEEVVREMARGALEAAGADLAVAISGIAGPGGSEHKPEGRVCFGMATAEGTTAETVEFGALGRGKVRAAARDHALTLLMEALER
- a CDS encoding type II toxin-antitoxin system RatA family toxin: MPTHSETKRLPYSAEQMFALVADVGNYPKFIPWCAAARIRSKEPYQDGELMKADLVISFRVFRERFGSRVELYEEQGRIVTEYIDGPFRHMHSTWDFAEAEGGSDVTFHVDFEFKNAVLQGLIGMVFNDAMQRIVRAFERRAKELYG